A stretch of Vibrio aphrogenes DNA encodes these proteins:
- the dam gene encoding adenine-specific DNA-methyltransferase: MKKQRAFLKWAGGKYGLVEDIQRHLPEGRKLIEPFVGAGSVFLNTDYDQYLLADINPDLINLYNLLKEQPDNFIQEAQRFFTSEYNRKEVYLGIRADFNQSQDTFFRSLAFLYMNRFGFNGLCRYNKKGGFNVPFGSYKKPYFPEKEMLHFAEKAKKASFVCESYPQTFARARKGCVVYCDPPYAPLAQASNFTSYAGNGFSLDDQAELASIAEHTAMQREIPVLISNHDTALTRRLYKGAQLNVVKVKRTISRNGSGRNKVDELLALFEAKG, encoded by the coding sequence ATGAAGAAGCAGCGAGCTTTCCTCAAATGGGCAGGCGGTAAATACGGATTAGTTGAAGATATTCAACGTCACCTACCAGAAGGTAGAAAACTGATTGAGCCTTTTGTCGGGGCTGGTTCAGTGTTTCTTAATACCGACTATGACCAATACTTATTAGCCGATATCAACCCTGATCTGATTAATTTGTATAATTTGCTTAAAGAGCAGCCGGATAACTTTATCCAAGAGGCTCAGCGCTTTTTTACGAGTGAATACAATCGTAAAGAGGTGTATTTAGGCATCAGAGCCGATTTTAATCAAAGCCAAGATACCTTTTTTCGCTCCTTAGCTTTCCTCTATATGAACCGTTTTGGATTTAATGGCTTATGCCGTTATAACAAAAAGGGCGGATTTAATGTGCCGTTTGGTTCGTATAAAAAACCTTACTTTCCTGAAAAAGAAATGCTGCATTTTGCTGAAAAAGCTAAAAAAGCCAGCTTTGTCTGTGAAAGTTATCCCCAAACCTTTGCGCGTGCTCGTAAAGGGTGTGTCGTATATTGCGACCCCCCGTACGCTCCCCTTGCTCAAGCCAGTAATTTTACGTCGTATGCCGGCAATGGCTTTTCGTTGGATGACCAAGCTGAATTAGCCAGTATTGCTGAACACACAGCAATGCAGCGAGAGATCCCTGTTTTGATTTCTAATCACGATACGGCATTAACTCGTCGTCTTTATAAAGGCGCTCAATTAAATGTTGTGAAAGTAAAACGCACCATCAGCCGTAATGGCTCAGGCCGTAATAAAGTGGATGAGTTGTTGGCGTTGTTTGAAGCGAAGGGATAG
- the rpe gene encoding ribulose-phosphate 3-epimerase, protein MKDFLIAPSILSADFARLGEDVEKVLAAGADVVHFDVMDNHYVPNLTFGAPICKALRDYGITAPIDVHLMVKPVDSIVPEFAKAGASMITFHIEATEHVDRTLQLIKEHGCQAGVVFNPATPLHHLDYIMDKVDMILLMSVNPGFGGQSFIPSTLDKLREVRKRIDESGRNIRLEIDGGVKVDNIREIAEAGADMFVAGSAIFNQPDYKEVIDQMRNELAQVKE, encoded by the coding sequence ATGAAAGACTTTTTGATTGCCCCTTCCATTCTCTCTGCTGACTTTGCGCGTTTAGGCGAAGACGTAGAAAAAGTATTGGCAGCTGGTGCTGATGTTGTTCACTTTGATGTGATGGATAATCACTATGTGCCAAACCTGACTTTTGGTGCGCCGATTTGTAAAGCGTTGCGTGATTACGGTATTACCGCGCCAATTGATGTTCACTTGATGGTGAAGCCAGTAGATAGCATCGTACCTGAGTTTGCCAAAGCCGGTGCCAGCATGATCACTTTCCATATTGAAGCCACGGAGCATGTGGACCGCACTTTACAATTAATCAAAGAGCACGGCTGTCAAGCTGGGGTAGTCTTTAACCCGGCGACGCCATTACACCATCTTGATTACATCATGGATAAAGTGGATATGATTTTGTTGATGTCAGTAAACCCAGGTTTTGGCGGTCAGTCTTTCATTCCTTCGACATTAGATAAGCTGCGTGAAGTGCGCAAACGCATCGATGAAAGTGGACGTAACATCCGTTTGGAAATTGATGGTGGCGTTAAAGTAGATAACATTCGTGAAATCGCGGAAGCGGGTGCTGATATGTTTGTGGCCGGTTCTGCTATTTTCAATCAGCCTGATTATAAAGAAGTGATTGACCAAATGCGCAACGAATTAGCCCAAGTAAAAGAATAA
- a CDS encoding phosphoglycolate phosphatase, whose translation MALQDIQLIAFDLDGTLLDSVPDLAEAADLAVRSLDFPSVTQAQVRDWVGNGADILIARALSQDILIDENLDAELVKQARVRFDEFYHQGGHRLSHLYDKVKSTLQTLHGAGYKMAIVTNKPSAFVPDILAQHGIADVFVDVIGGDDFPNKKPDPMALNWLLEKHQVSAKQMLMVGDSKNDVLAAKNAGCHSFALTYGYNHGEPIADSAPDFVADNLAELLDVLAVVN comes from the coding sequence ATGGCACTACAAGATATTCAATTAATCGCATTTGATTTAGACGGAACCTTACTCGATAGCGTGCCAGATTTGGCCGAAGCGGCCGATCTTGCGGTGCGCAGTCTCGATTTTCCAAGTGTGACTCAAGCGCAAGTTCGCGACTGGGTGGGTAATGGCGCAGATATTTTGATCGCTCGAGCATTGAGTCAAGATATTCTGATTGATGAGAACTTAGATGCCGAGCTGGTTAAGCAAGCGCGAGTACGTTTCGATGAATTTTATCACCAAGGCGGGCATCGACTCAGCCACCTGTATGACAAGGTGAAATCAACGTTGCAAACCTTGCATGGCGCAGGTTACAAAATGGCGATTGTGACCAATAAGCCTTCGGCGTTCGTCCCCGACATTCTGGCTCAACACGGTATTGCTGATGTATTTGTTGATGTGATTGGCGGCGATGATTTTCCGAACAAAAAACCCGATCCTATGGCGTTGAACTGGCTACTTGAGAAACACCAAGTGAGTGCTAAGCAAATGTTGATGGTTGGCGATTCTAAAAATGACGTTCTGGCGGCGAAAAATGCTGGTTGTCATTCATTTGCTTTAACTTATGGTTACAACCATGGCGAACCGATTGCCGATTCTGCTCCTGATTTTGTCGCAGATAATTTGGCTGAATTGTTGGATGTGCTGGCGGTGGTAAATTAA
- the trpS gene encoding tryptophan--tRNA ligase, with product MSKPIVLSGVQPSGELSIGNYLGALRQWQQMQDDYDCQYCVVDLHAITVRQDPKALHEATLDALAVCLAVGVDPKKSTLFVQSHVPEHAQLGWLLNCYTQMGELNRMTQFKDKSQRYANDVNAGLFAYPVLMAADILLYGAHQVPVGNDQKQHLELARDIANRFNNVYSPDEPIFQIPEPYIPQVNARVMSLQDATKKMSKSDDNRKNVITILEDPKSILKKINKAQTDTETPPRIAHDVENKAGISNLMGLYSAATGKSYAEIEAQYAGVEMYGPFKKDVGEAVVAMLEPIQAEYHRIRADRAYMDEVMKVGAEKASAKAAVTLAKAFQAVGFVPRA from the coding sequence ATGAGCAAACCCATTGTATTAAGTGGTGTTCAACCGTCTGGTGAACTGAGTATTGGTAACTACTTGGGTGCTCTACGTCAATGGCAACAAATGCAAGACGATTACGACTGCCAATATTGTGTCGTGGACTTGCATGCGATCACGGTTCGCCAAGATCCGAAAGCATTACATGAAGCGACCTTAGATGCGTTAGCGGTTTGTCTTGCAGTTGGTGTTGACCCTAAAAAGAGCACGTTATTCGTACAATCACACGTACCGGAACACGCTCAATTAGGCTGGCTTTTAAACTGCTATACCCAAATGGGTGAACTGAATCGTATGACTCAGTTTAAAGACAAATCTCAACGTTACGCGAATGATGTTAATGCGGGTTTATTTGCTTACCCTGTTTTGATGGCGGCGGATATTTTGTTGTATGGCGCTCACCAAGTGCCGGTCGGTAACGATCAGAAACAACATTTAGAGTTAGCACGTGATATTGCGAACCGTTTTAACAATGTGTATAGCCCAGATGAGCCTATCTTCCAAATTCCAGAGCCTTACATTCCACAAGTGAATGCGCGTGTCATGAGCTTGCAAGATGCGACGAAGAAAATGTCAAAATCGGATGATAACCGTAAAAACGTGATCACTATTTTGGAAGATCCTAAGTCGATTTTGAAAAAGATCAATAAAGCACAAACGGATACAGAAACGCCACCACGTATCGCTCACGATGTGGAAAACAAAGCAGGTATTTCAAACTTGATGGGCTTGTATTCTGCTGCAACAGGCAAGAGCTATGCGGAAATCGAAGCGCAATATGCTGGCGTTGAAATGTACGGCCCATTTAAGAAAGATGTAGGTGAAGCGGTAGTTGCTATGCTAGAACCGATTCAAGCGGAATATCATCGTATTCGTGCTGATCGCGCTTACATGGATGAAGTGATGAAAGTGGGCGCTGAAAAAGCATCAGCAAAAGCGGCGGTAACGTTAGCAAAAGCCTTCCAAGCGGTGGGGTTTGTACCACGAGCTTAA
- a CDS encoding aminodeoxychorismate/anthranilate synthase component II, whose protein sequence is MLLIIDNYDSFTYNLYQYFCELGQQVRVIRNDEIDIAGIEALNPTHLVISPGPCTPNEAGISLQAIEHFAGQLPILGVCLGHQAIAQVFGGQVVRARQVMHGKTSAIVHNGTSVFTGLPNPLTVTRYHSLVVQTESLPDCFELTAWSTLESGEMDEIMGYRHKSLPIEAVQFHPESIKTQCGHQILANFIQQS, encoded by the coding sequence ATGCTATTGATTATCGATAATTACGATTCCTTTACTTACAACCTATATCAGTATTTTTGTGAATTAGGCCAGCAAGTGCGTGTTATTCGTAATGATGAAATTGATATTGCAGGTATTGAAGCTCTGAATCCAACTCATTTAGTTATCTCTCCAGGACCTTGTACACCCAATGAGGCCGGTATCTCATTGCAAGCGATTGAACATTTTGCCGGGCAATTACCCATTTTAGGGGTATGCCTTGGTCATCAAGCGATTGCTCAAGTATTTGGAGGGCAAGTGGTACGTGCACGACAAGTGATGCATGGTAAAACTTCTGCGATCGTACATAACGGAACCAGTGTCTTTACTGGCTTGCCAAATCCTTTGACGGTGACTCGTTACCATTCCTTAGTAGTGCAAACCGAAAGCTTACCAGATTGCTTCGAATTAACCGCTTGGAGTACCCTCGAAAGTGGTGAAATGGATGAGATCATGGGTTATCGACATAAAAGCTTGCCAATTGAGGCGGTGCAGTTCCATCCTGAATCAATTAAAACCCAATGTGGTCATCAGATCCTAGCGAATTTTATCCAGCAATCTTGA
- a CDS encoding aspartate aminotransferase family protein yields MSINTQVKRSWFDEVMVPCYSPMEMIPVRGQGSVVWDQQGKEYIDFAGGIAVSCLGHCHPIMVEALTEQAHKIWHLSNVMTNEPALRLAKKLTEISFAEKVFFANSGAEANEAALKLARRWAKEVHGEEKSEIIAFVQGFHGRTFFTVTVGGQPSYSDGFGPKPGNVTHIPYNDLAALKAHISEKTCAVMMEPLQGEGGVISPDSDFIHAVRDLCDQHNALLIFDEVQTGNGRTGHFYAYQGLGVTPDILSTAKSLGGGFPIGAMLTTSELAQHMKVGVHGSTYGGNPLACAVAEAVVNHISQPMVLQGVVEREQWLKQGLEALNQKYGIFADIRGKGLLIGAELNEEWQGRARDILVAAGQHGLLLLVAGANVVRFTPSLVITKNEVQQGLEKLDAALASLVNQS; encoded by the coding sequence ATGTCTATAAATACACAAGTAAAAAGAAGTTGGTTTGATGAGGTCATGGTGCCATGTTACAGCCCGATGGAGATGATTCCGGTTCGTGGGCAAGGTTCTGTGGTGTGGGACCAACAAGGAAAAGAGTACATTGATTTTGCTGGTGGCATTGCCGTTAGCTGCTTAGGCCATTGCCATCCCATCATGGTAGAAGCTTTAACGGAACAAGCCCATAAAATTTGGCATTTAAGTAATGTGATGACCAATGAGCCTGCCTTACGTTTAGCGAAAAAGTTAACGGAAATCAGTTTTGCGGAAAAAGTCTTTTTTGCCAACTCTGGTGCCGAAGCCAACGAAGCGGCCTTGAAATTGGCGCGTCGTTGGGCAAAAGAGGTTCATGGTGAAGAAAAAAGTGAAATCATTGCGTTTGTACAAGGTTTCCACGGCCGAACGTTCTTTACTGTTACCGTGGGCGGTCAACCGAGCTATTCGGATGGTTTTGGCCCGAAACCAGGTAATGTGACGCATATTCCTTATAACGATCTTGCCGCCTTAAAAGCACACATTTCGGAGAAAACTTGCGCGGTGATGATGGAGCCGTTGCAAGGTGAAGGTGGGGTCATCTCTCCGGATAGCGACTTTATTCACGCCGTTCGCGATCTTTGTGATCAACATAATGCGTTGTTGATCTTCGATGAAGTACAAACGGGTAATGGGCGTACTGGCCACTTTTATGCTTACCAAGGCCTAGGGGTGACTCCGGATATTTTGTCTACCGCAAAATCATTAGGGGGAGGCTTTCCCATTGGTGCGATGCTTACCACCAGTGAATTGGCTCAACATATGAAAGTGGGAGTACATGGCTCCACTTATGGTGGTAACCCATTAGCGTGCGCCGTGGCGGAAGCGGTGGTGAATCACATCAGTCAACCGATGGTTTTACAAGGCGTTGTCGAACGTGAGCAATGGTTGAAGCAAGGTTTAGAAGCATTAAATCAAAAGTATGGGATATTTGCAGATATCCGTGGCAAAGGTTTATTGATTGGCGCTGAACTCAATGAAGAATGGCAAGGGCGTGCTCGTGATATCTTGGTGGCCGCAGGTCAGCACGGTTTATTACTGCTGGTGGCCGGAGCGAATGTGGTACGTTTTACCCCTTCTTTAGTGATCACTAAAAATGAGGTTCAACAAGGTTTAGAGAAGCTGGATGCAGCGTTGGCTTCATTGGTGAATCAGTCTTAA
- a CDS encoding DUF1338 domain-containing protein, with amino-acid sequence MSRYRRNAMLSVEQLFEHLWQDYTTRLCPSALKVQKLLTHQQGEPINDHIALRTFSGSKLGLEQLAKHFVELGYYQAGEYHFEAKKLYAHHYQHPEADYPKVFISELNLAACSETLRDIVNKLTHDIPSQYTDDVRFLFQGRPWRISKQDYAELSKESEYAAWVAAHGFGANHFTISVNALPGFADLEQVNDFLVWHHFELNHSGGDIKGSEAVGLQQSSTIADQVSVACSDGELCIPGGFYEFAKRFPLADGVLYQGFVEASADKIFESTNR; translated from the coding sequence ATGAGTCGCTATCGGAGAAATGCTATGTTGAGTGTTGAGCAATTATTTGAACATCTGTGGCAAGACTACACGACCCGCCTGTGTCCTTCTGCCTTGAAAGTGCAGAAACTTCTGACCCATCAGCAGGGTGAGCCGATTAATGACCATATTGCATTACGCACTTTTTCGGGCTCTAAGTTAGGTCTTGAACAATTGGCCAAGCATTTTGTTGAATTGGGGTACTACCAGGCTGGTGAATATCATTTTGAAGCGAAAAAGCTGTATGCTCATCATTATCAACATCCTGAAGCTGATTATCCGAAAGTCTTTATTAGTGAACTTAACCTAGCGGCGTGTTCAGAGACCCTAAGAGATATCGTTAACAAGCTGACGCATGATATTCCATCTCAATATACAGATGATGTTCGTTTTTTATTTCAAGGCAGACCGTGGCGTATTTCGAAACAAGATTATGCTGAGTTGTCGAAAGAAAGTGAATATGCTGCTTGGGTTGCTGCTCATGGCTTTGGTGCGAATCATTTTACGATCAGTGTGAATGCACTGCCTGGCTTTGCAGATCTTGAACAAGTAAATGACTTTCTCGTTTGGCATCATTTTGAATTAAATCATTCGGGAGGTGATATTAAAGGGAGCGAAGCGGTGGGGTTACAACAGTCCTCGACCATTGCAGACCAAGTGTCGGTGGCGTGTTCTGATGGTGAGCTTTGTATTCCAGGCGGGTTTTATGAGTTTGCGAAACGCTTTCCTTTAGCGGATGGGGTTTTGTATCAAGGTTTTGTGGAAGCGTCAGCCGACAAAATTTTTGAAAGCACGAATCGTTAG
- the spoT gene encoding bifunctional GTP diphosphokinase/guanosine-3',5'-bis pyrophosphate 3'-pyrophosphohydrolase, which produces MYLFESLKAVAQEYLPESQLETLRQAFLVAKEAHEGQSRSSGEPYIIHPVAVARILAEMHLDNETLMAALLHDVIEDTATTKEDLAAQFGETVAELVDGVSKLDKLKFRDRKEAQAENFRKMILAMVQDIRVILIKLADRTHNMRTLDALRPDKRRRIARETLEIFSPLAHRLGINNIKTELEELGFEALYPNRYRVLKEVVKAARGNRKEMIQRIHSEIEGRLQEAGLQVRVLGREKNLYSIYNKMRTKEQRFHTIMDIYAFRVIVDTPDTCYRVLGQVHNLYKPRPGRMKDYIAVPKANGYQSLHTSMVGPHGVPVEVQIRTEDMDQMADKGVAAHWSYKANGDSSGTTAQIKAQRWMQSLLELQQSAGNSFEFIENVKSDLFPDEIFVFTPKGRIIELPAGATAVDFAYAVHTDVGNTCVGARVDRNPYPLSKSLKNGQTIEIISAPGARPNAAWLNYVVTSRARTKIRQVLKTMRREESVALGRRLLNHALGELSLKDISAENIKHVIADLKLKSEDELLAAIGLGELMSIVIARRLLGDADELTELPSNEDDALSTNKKLPIRGAEGILLTYAKCCHPIPGDDIIAHVSPGRGLVIHRETCPNIRGYQKEPERYMAVEWSKDFEQEFITELKIDMQNRQGALADLTNVVASTGSNIHGIATEERDGRLYTVTLLLTTKDRVHLAGIMKRIRVMPHALKVRRARN; this is translated from the coding sequence TTGTACTTATTTGAAAGTTTAAAGGCCGTTGCCCAAGAATATTTGCCAGAGTCTCAACTTGAGACTCTGCGACAAGCCTTTTTGGTCGCAAAAGAGGCGCATGAAGGTCAAAGTCGCTCCAGTGGCGAACCTTATATCATCCACCCTGTCGCGGTAGCCCGCATCCTCGCAGAAATGCATCTGGATAACGAAACCTTAATGGCAGCGTTATTACATGATGTCATCGAAGATACTGCCACCACCAAAGAAGATCTCGCTGCTCAGTTTGGTGAAACCGTAGCTGAACTCGTGGATGGTGTCTCTAAACTCGATAAACTCAAATTTCGCGATCGCAAAGAAGCACAAGCTGAAAACTTCCGCAAAATGATCTTGGCCATGGTGCAAGATATTCGCGTGATTTTAATCAAGCTGGCAGACCGCACTCATAATATGCGCACTCTTGACGCCTTACGCCCAGATAAGCGTCGTCGCATTGCGCGTGAAACGTTAGAAATCTTCTCCCCCTTGGCGCACCGCTTAGGTATTAACAACATCAAAACCGAACTCGAAGAGCTGGGTTTTGAAGCACTCTATCCCAATCGCTACCGAGTGTTAAAAGAAGTTGTGAAAGCTGCTCGTGGTAACCGCAAAGAAATGATCCAACGCATCCATAGTGAAATTGAAGGTCGTCTCCAAGAAGCCGGCTTACAAGTTCGAGTGTTGGGACGTGAGAAGAATTTGTACTCCATCTACAATAAGATGCGTACTAAAGAGCAACGTTTTCATACCATTATGGACATTTATGCCTTCCGCGTGATTGTCGATACGCCAGATACTTGTTATCGCGTGCTAGGTCAGGTACATAATCTGTATAAACCTCGCCCTGGCCGTATGAAAGATTACATCGCAGTCCCCAAAGCCAACGGCTATCAATCTTTACACACTTCGATGGTTGGTCCTCATGGTGTGCCTGTTGAAGTGCAAATTCGTACTGAAGACATGGACCAGATGGCGGATAAAGGGGTGGCGGCGCATTGGTCTTACAAAGCCAATGGCGACAGCTCAGGCACCACCGCACAAATTAAAGCGCAACGTTGGATGCAAAGCCTACTTGAACTCCAGCAAAGTGCGGGTAACTCTTTCGAATTTATTGAAAACGTTAAATCTGATCTCTTCCCAGATGAAATTTTCGTGTTCACGCCAAAAGGCCGCATTATTGAATTACCGGCAGGAGCCACTGCGGTTGATTTTGCTTACGCTGTACATACTGATGTGGGTAATACCTGCGTAGGCGCGCGAGTAGATCGCAATCCTTATCCGCTGAGTAAATCACTCAAAAATGGTCAAACCATTGAAATCATCAGTGCACCCGGTGCTCGCCCTAATGCCGCTTGGCTAAATTATGTGGTGACCTCGCGTGCTCGCACTAAAATTCGTCAAGTTCTGAAAACCATGCGCCGAGAAGAATCGGTGGCACTCGGTCGTCGCTTGCTCAATCATGCGCTTGGTGAGTTATCTCTTAAAGACATTAGCGCGGAAAATATTAAGCATGTCATTGCGGATCTAAAACTGAAAAGTGAAGATGAATTATTGGCAGCGATTGGCTTAGGCGAATTGATGAGTATTGTGATTGCTCGTCGTTTATTAGGTGATGCCGATGAGTTAACTGAGCTACCTTCTAACGAGGACGACGCTCTATCAACCAATAAAAAGCTACCAATTCGTGGTGCAGAAGGTATTTTATTGACCTATGCGAAATGTTGTCACCCGATCCCTGGCGACGATATTATTGCTCACGTATCACCGGGTCGAGGCTTAGTCATTCACCGTGAAACTTGCCCTAATATTCGTGGTTATCAAAAAGAACCTGAACGTTATATGGCCGTTGAATGGTCGAAAGATTTTGAGCAAGAGTTTATAACTGAACTTAAAATCGACATGCAAAATCGCCAAGGGGCTTTAGCCGACTTAACCAATGTGGTTGCTTCGACTGGCTCGAATATTCATGGCATCGCAACCGAAGAACGTGATGGTCGTTTATATACCGTTACCTTATTATTGACCACCAAAGATCGTGTGCACCTTGCTGGTATCATGAAACGTATTCGCGTCATGCCGCATGCCTTAAAAGTGCGTCGTGCTCGTAATTAA
- the rpoZ gene encoding DNA-directed RNA polymerase subunit omega, translating into MARVTVQDAVEKIGNRFDLVLIAARRARQMQTGNKDALVPEENDKTTVIALREIEEGLITKEVLDARERQEQQEQDAAELAAVSSIVHHR; encoded by the coding sequence ATGGCACGCGTAACTGTCCAAGACGCTGTTGAAAAAATCGGTAACCGTTTCGACCTAGTTCTTATTGCGGCTCGCCGCGCACGTCAAATGCAAACTGGTAACAAGGATGCATTGGTTCCGGAAGAAAACGATAAAACGACCGTGATCGCTCTACGTGAGATCGAAGAAGGCTTGATCACTAAAGAAGTATTGGACGCACGTGAGCGCCAAGAACAACAAGAGCAAGACGCGGCAGAACTAGCAGCAGTAAGCAGCATCGTTCACCACCGTTAA
- the gmk gene encoding guanylate kinase encodes MGKGTLYIVSAPSGAGKSSLISAMLEKNPNYAMKVSISHTTRDQRPGEEDGVHYHFVEKEHFVELMQQGVFLEHAEVFGNYYGTSRVWIEENLNKGIDIFLDIDWQGARQIREQMPQAKGIFILPPSNGELERRLNTRGQDSAEVIAGRMSKAKAEISHYNEYDYLIINDDFDAALMDFKAIIRAERLKQDKQAVKYNGMLKALLTE; translated from the coding sequence ATCGGTAAAGGTACGCTTTATATTGTTTCTGCACCAAGTGGTGCAGGTAAATCGAGCTTAATTTCTGCCATGTTAGAAAAAAACCCTAACTACGCGATGAAAGTGTCTATTTCACACACCACTCGCGATCAACGTCCTGGCGAAGAAGATGGCGTTCATTACCACTTTGTGGAAAAAGAACATTTTGTGGAATTAATGCAACAAGGCGTATTTCTTGAACATGCCGAAGTGTTTGGCAATTATTACGGCACCTCTCGAGTCTGGATTGAAGAAAACCTCAATAAAGGCATCGATATTTTCCTCGATATTGATTGGCAAGGTGCTCGTCAAATTCGTGAACAAATGCCGCAAGCAAAAGGTATTTTCATTTTGCCACCCTCTAACGGGGAGCTAGAGCGTCGTTTGAACACTCGAGGCCAAGATAGTGCTGAAGTGATCGCTGGACGCATGAGCAAAGCCAAAGCAGAAATTTCTCATTACAACGAATACGATTATCTCATCATCAATGATGACTTTGACGCCGCCCTAATGGACTTTAAAGCTATCATCCGTGCTGAGCGTTTAAAACAAGATAAACAAGCGGTTAAATACAACGGCATGTTAAAAGCGTTGCTCACAGAATAA
- the fdhD gene encoding formate dehydrogenase accessory sulfurtransferase FdhD: protein MKNSHSRLPLIPVPDSVIQAAPVTRFRSQATSAVVNEQEQFAIETPVALIYNGISHTVLMCSQTDLEDLAIGFSLSEGIIDYARDIHDIEIQTSEAGVELYIELSNRCFERLKQARRTMAGRTGCGICGSEHLSHVVRSQPPLPNQSVLDWHLIDGVLAQLKDLQALNQITGATHAAVYLSQQGEIVAIREDVGRHIALDKLVGYIAKNKCSGGAILVTSRASFEMVQKTVSAGVEILLAISAATSMAVTLAEQSNLTLVGFCRPGRADAYTYPHRLLIEP, encoded by the coding sequence ATGAAAAACTCCCACTCACGATTGCCGCTTATTCCTGTACCCGATTCTGTTATACAAGCAGCTCCGGTGACTCGTTTTCGCTCTCAGGCCACATCTGCTGTGGTGAATGAGCAAGAGCAGTTTGCCATCGAAACCCCAGTAGCCTTGATATACAACGGTATTTCTCACACGGTATTGATGTGCAGTCAAACGGATCTGGAGGATTTGGCGATAGGGTTTTCATTGTCTGAAGGCATTATTGATTATGCTCGTGATATTCATGACATTGAGATACAAACCTCTGAGGCGGGGGTAGAGCTGTACATTGAATTATCCAATCGTTGTTTTGAAAGGTTAAAACAAGCTCGTCGGACAATGGCAGGCAGAACCGGTTGTGGTATTTGTGGCTCTGAGCATTTATCACATGTGGTGCGCTCCCAACCACCACTTCCTAATCAGAGCGTGTTAGATTGGCATCTTATTGATGGGGTGTTGGCACAACTTAAAGATCTGCAAGCGCTTAACCAAATCACAGGGGCAACACATGCGGCGGTCTATTTGTCGCAGCAAGGAGAGATTGTCGCCATTCGAGAAGATGTCGGTCGTCATATTGCTTTAGATAAATTGGTGGGGTATATCGCAAAAAATAAATGCTCAGGAGGGGCGATTTTGGTGACCAGTCGTGCCAGTTTCGAAATGGTACAAAAGACCGTGAGCGCAGGGGTGGAAATTTTGTTGGCTATCTCTGCCGCCACCAGTATGGCGGTGACACTGGCTGAGCAATCGAATTTAACCTTAGTGGGCTTCTGCCGCCCAGGACGTGCGGACGCTTATACTTATCCGCATCGATTATTGATAGAGCCATAA